From Apus apus isolate bApuApu2 chromosome 13, bApuApu2.pri.cur, whole genome shotgun sequence, a single genomic window includes:
- the DUSP1 gene encoding dual specificity protein phosphatase 1, producing MVNLRVCALDCEALRGLLQERAAQCLVLDCRSFFSFNAAHIRGSCNVRLSTIVRRRAKGALALEHVVPNEELRARLRQGLVHTVVLLDERSADLELPKRDSTLLLALGTLCREARGARICFLKGGYEAFSSACSELCTKPAAPTGLSLPLSASSAPGSADSGCSSCGTPLYDQGGPVEILPFLYLGSAYHASRKDMLDALGITALINVSANCPNHFEGHYQYKSIPVEDNHKADISSWFNEAIDFIDSVKNDGGRVFVHCQAGISRSATICLAYLMRTNRVKLDEAFEFVKQRRSIISPNFSFMGQLLQFESQVLAPNCSAEAGSPAMSVLDRGASTTTVFNFPVSIPVHTSSSALSYLQSPITTSPSC from the exons ATGGTGAACCTGCGGGTGTGCGCGCTGGACTGCGAGGCGCTgcgggggctgctgcaggagcgCGCCGCGCAGTGCCTGGTCCTCGACTGCcgctccttcttctccttcaaCGCCGCGCACATCCGCGGCTCCTGCAATGTCCGCCTCAGCACCATCGTCCGTCGCCGCGCCAAGGGCGCCCTGGCCCTGGAGCACGTCGTCCCCAACGAGGAGCTCCGCGCCCGCCTGCGCCAGGGGCTGGTCCACACCGTGGTGCTGCTGGACGAGCGCAGCGCCGACCTGGAGCTGCCCAAGCGCGACAGCACGCTGCTGCTGGCCCTCGGCACCCTCTGCAGGGAGGCCCGCGGCGCCCGCATCTGCTTCCTCAAGG GAGGTTACGAAgctttctcctctgcctgctccgAGCTCTGCACCAAACCGGCCGCCCCCACCGGCCTCAGCCTGCCCCTGAGCGCCAGCAGCGCTCCCGGCAGCGCCGACTCGGGCTGCAGCTCCTGCGGGACCCCCCTCTACGACCAG GGTGGGCCGGTGGAGATCCTGCCGTTCCTCTACTTGGGCAGCGCTTACCATGCCTCCCGAAAAGACATGCTGGATGCTTTGGGGATCACGGCGTTAATCAATGTCTCGGCGAACTGCCCCAACCACTTTGAAGGGCACTACCAGTATAAAAGCATCCCCGTGGAGGACAACCACAAGGCAGATATCAGCTCCTGGTTTAATGAGGCGATTGATTTCATAG ACTCTGTTAAAAACGATGGAGGAAGGGTCTTTGTGCACTGCCAGGCTGGCATTTCCCGGTCAGCAACCATCTGCCTTGCTTATCTTATGAGGACCAACAGAGTCAAACTGGATGAAGCCTTTGAGTTTGTGAAACAGAGAAGAAGCATCATCTCCCCAAACTTCAGCTTCATGGGGCAGCTGCTTCAGTTTGAGTCGCAGGTCCTTGCCCCCAATTGCTCAGCAGAAGCTGGTAGCCCTGCTATGTCAGTATTGGACCGAGGAGCATCGACCACCACTGTCTTTAATTTTCCAGTCTCCATCCCTGTTCATACCTCATCCAGTGCTTTAAGCTATCTTCAGAGCCCCATCACCACTTCCCCAAGTTGCTGA